The proteins below come from a single Plantactinospora sp. KBS50 genomic window:
- a CDS encoding helix-turn-helix domain-containing protein: MYSESETAAIMHHYLVRQAGRSPHIRYIAGFTAAGHEVSAGALEQSLLQESASMQALIDADMTARLSGTDEYFEQMLGHHVRARTVNRRLPRFAVLDGAMLLLRTDHASVPRFLIVRESHLVRSMATIFDAMFERAVDLSVAARFTGQPGEADDTENRLIRVLTMLDAGYTDETAARKLGVSVRTYRRYVAETMAQLDVSSRFQAGVRAATLNLIPAPRSVRYH; this comes from the coding sequence GTGTATTCCGAGTCCGAAACCGCGGCCATCATGCACCACTACCTGGTGCGGCAGGCCGGCCGGTCACCCCACATCCGCTACATTGCCGGGTTCACCGCTGCCGGGCACGAGGTGTCCGCCGGTGCGCTGGAGCAGTCGCTGCTGCAGGAGTCCGCGTCCATGCAGGCGCTGATCGACGCCGACATGACCGCCCGACTGTCCGGCACCGACGAGTACTTCGAGCAGATGCTGGGCCACCACGTGCGGGCCCGCACCGTGAATCGGCGGCTGCCCCGGTTCGCCGTGCTGGACGGCGCGATGCTGCTCCTCCGCACCGACCACGCCAGCGTGCCTCGCTTCCTGATCGTCCGCGAGTCGCACCTGGTGCGCTCCATGGCGACGATCTTCGACGCGATGTTCGAGCGCGCGGTCGACCTGTCCGTCGCCGCCCGCTTCACCGGCCAGCCCGGTGAGGCGGACGACACCGAGAACCGGCTCATCCGCGTCCTGACCATGCTCGACGCCGGATACACCGACGAGACCGCCGCCCGTAAGCTCGGCGTCTCCGTCCGCACCTACCGCCGGTACGTCGCGGAGACCATGGCCCAGCTCGACGTCTCGTCCCGCTTCCAGGCCGGCGTTCGTGCCGCGACTCTCAACCTCATCCCGGCTCCCCGGTCCGTCCGGTACCACTGA
- a CDS encoding cytochrome P450 — MTYGLRDLADPGLYRDGEPERLWDRMRAAGPVQWIDRRDGEPFWAVLGHAAALAVLRDAARFSSAGGMRLDDNPAAVRSSANRMLIVTDPPRHAQLRRVMNAAFTPRMVARLRDTMRATVRFVLDEALERETCDLVRVAARLPVSVICDLLGVPPKDWDFMLDRTMTAFGHGNRGADPAAMAQAHTDILCYYAELVERRRREPGEDVITALVNGRVDGEPLTDEEIYLNCDGLVSGGNETSRHATVGGVRALMAHPDEWARMAGGKVPMDTAVREILRFTSPAMHVARVATADLDLEGVRIEAGQRVAVWLAAANRDPGAFDRPDVFDAGRSPNRHLALAPGEHYCLGAALAEMELTVMFEELCNRVCLPEPAGPAVRLHSNLIRGYESMPVRLRARRPRVAAPAPLSGTGRTGEPG, encoded by the coding sequence GTGACGTACGGGCTGCGGGACCTGGCCGATCCGGGCCTCTACCGCGACGGCGAGCCCGAGCGCCTCTGGGACCGGATGCGGGCCGCCGGGCCGGTGCAGTGGATCGACCGGCGGGACGGGGAGCCGTTCTGGGCGGTCCTCGGTCACGCCGCCGCCCTGGCCGTGCTCCGTGACGCCGCCCGGTTCTCCTCCGCCGGTGGCATGCGGTTGGACGACAACCCGGCCGCGGTCCGGTCCTCGGCGAACCGCATGCTGATCGTCACGGACCCGCCGCGGCACGCCCAGCTGCGGCGCGTGATGAACGCCGCGTTCACGCCCCGCATGGTCGCCCGGCTGCGCGACACGATGCGCGCGACCGTGCGGTTCGTGCTCGACGAGGCGCTGGAGCGGGAGACCTGCGACCTCGTCCGGGTGGCGGCCCGGCTCCCGGTGTCGGTGATCTGCGACCTGCTGGGCGTGCCGCCGAAGGACTGGGACTTCATGCTGGACCGCACCATGACCGCGTTCGGACACGGCAACCGGGGCGCGGACCCGGCCGCGATGGCACAGGCCCACACGGACATTCTGTGCTATTACGCCGAGCTGGTCGAGCGGCGGCGCCGGGAGCCGGGCGAGGACGTGATAACCGCTCTCGTCAACGGTCGCGTCGACGGCGAGCCACTCACCGACGAGGAGATCTACCTGAACTGCGACGGCCTGGTGTCCGGCGGCAACGAGACCAGCCGGCACGCCACGGTCGGCGGCGTCCGGGCACTGATGGCCCATCCGGACGAGTGGGCCCGGATGGCCGGCGGGAAGGTGCCGATGGACACGGCGGTGCGGGAGATCCTCCGATTCACCAGCCCGGCCATGCACGTCGCCCGGGTCGCCACCGCGGACCTGGACCTCGAGGGGGTGCGGATCGAGGCCGGCCAACGCGTCGCGGTGTGGCTGGCCGCGGCGAACCGGGACCCGGGAGCCTTCGACCGGCCGGACGTGTTCGACGCCGGCCGGTCACCGAACCGGCACCTGGCGCTCGCACCCGGCGAGCACTACTGCCTCGGCGCCGCGCTGGCCGAGATGGAGCTGACCGTGATGTTCGAGGAGCTTTGCAACCGAGTGTGTCTACCGGAGCCGGCCGGCCCGGCCGTGCGGCTGCACTCGAACCTAATCAGGGGGTACGAGTCGATGCCGGTGCGGCTGCGGGCACGCCGTCCACGGGTGGCCGCACCGGCACCGCTCAGTGGTACCGGACGGACCGGGGAGCCGGGATGA
- a CDS encoding MbtH family protein has product MMTNPFEDPDGEYLVLVNEENQHSLWPSFAAVPAGWTVARAAGTHQECLDFVEQSWTDMRPRSLAESMQSPEPR; this is encoded by the coding sequence CTGATGACCAATCCGTTCGAGGACCCGGACGGCGAGTACCTGGTGTTGGTGAACGAGGAGAACCAGCACTCCCTGTGGCCGTCATTCGCGGCGGTGCCTGCGGGCTGGACGGTGGCCAGGGCGGCCGGAACCCACCAGGAGTGTCTGGACTTCGTCGAGCAGTCCTGGACCGACATGCGGCCCCGGAGCCTGGCCGAGTCCATGCAGAGCCCGGAACCACGGTGA
- a CDS encoding non-ribosomal peptide synthetase, whose protein sequence is MIDVLPLSPLQEGLLFQHLYHREGPDVYVTQLVLDLSGDLDRAVLRRSWDAVLTRHPHLGAAFVHEGLDRPVQILSRGVLTPWRETDLTGAGEDPDAAMTRELDADRTRRFVPAEPPLIRVLLARTGPARHRLAITSHHILMDGWSVPILVRELLTLYAAGGAPAALPPPVPYRAYLAWLAGRDTEAAATAWRAALAGVDEPTLVAADGTPPTTPRQTGTLLGAEHTDALVRLARSLGVTLSDVVQSAWAVVLGALTGRDDVVFGVVTAGRPAEIAGIEELPGLFINTVPVRVRLSPRTTLNEVPVRLRGQRLDLEPHEFLSLAEIQAAVGVGELFDTVVVFENYPSGDLGVHAGDLRLTGVHGTDATHYPLMLAVVPGDRLRLRLDHAPGQPAGAVLAALVSVLATMTAEPDRRLGHVDPFGEQGRRQLEERNDTAHPAPPTGLAGYLEQALLRFGTDVAVIDGDRRLTYAELDRRSAALAAELARRGAGPERTVGLHVSRSAGLVVALLAIVRSGAAYLPLDPQYPVGRLRYMIDEARPALVLTDGEPPGGAPALHLADVPAARRAPAPTDDPASLASIIFTSGSTGAPKGVAGTRAGLLNRLAWFAELQPFTGNEALLAKSSISFIDGTVELLQTLAHGGRVVMADDAAAADMTALADLVARHDVRVLTAVPSLLLALLDEAAAGPPGRLSSLRLVLSSGEPMPAELPARLLVESPDARLVNFCGCTEVSSESVFALCDVHDRAIGTPLWNNRAYVLDGALRPVRTGVAGDLYYGGAGVGRGYVRRPGATAERFVADPFGPPGARMFRTGDRVACRQDGKLIHLGRSDGQLKVRGVRIEPGEVEAALARHPTTAAAAVAVRRPPGGDPVLVGYVTPAPGAVPDPADLRRYVATLLPPALVPSVLVVLDRLPRTPNGKVDRRGLPDPGPGTTGVSAPAGPREQVLCELFEEVLGLPAVGPADDFFGLGGHSLLATRLIARIRSALGTEVTLRSLFETPTPAGLAARLGDTGRDPLDVLLPLRDVSGRPPLFCFHPAGGFSWCYTGLLRQLPADQPLFGLQARGLTDPARVADSADEMVTEYVRRIRAMGAPGPYSLLGWSLGGQLAHAAAARLQAEGARPGLLVMLDSYPPETLPETPALDRPEILRLVLREYFGVEPPTGAVLDTAAATALLRAAGVADLSEAHVEAVARILPAASTAARAYRPPVFDGDLLFFRATRGWSGPPPDPRAWQPYVSGGIEIHEVDTTHGRMTRPAELARISAVLRPRLPGTA, encoded by the coding sequence ATGATCGACGTCCTTCCGCTCTCTCCGTTGCAGGAGGGACTCCTGTTCCAGCACCTCTATCACCGGGAGGGCCCGGACGTCTACGTCACGCAGCTCGTCCTCGACCTGTCCGGCGACCTGGACCGCGCGGTGCTGCGTCGCTCCTGGGACGCGGTCCTGACCCGACACCCGCATCTCGGCGCGGCCTTCGTCCACGAGGGACTCGACCGTCCGGTGCAGATCCTCTCGCGCGGCGTGCTCACGCCGTGGCGGGAGACGGACCTGACCGGCGCTGGCGAGGACCCGGACGCGGCCATGACACGGGAGCTGGACGCGGACCGGACCCGGCGCTTCGTCCCGGCCGAGCCGCCGCTGATCCGCGTGCTGCTGGCCCGCACCGGCCCTGCCCGGCACCGGCTGGCGATCACCAGCCACCACATCCTGATGGACGGCTGGTCGGTACCGATCCTGGTACGCGAGCTCCTGACGCTCTACGCGGCAGGCGGTGCACCGGCGGCGCTCCCGCCGCCGGTGCCGTACCGGGCCTACCTCGCCTGGCTTGCCGGGCGGGACACCGAGGCCGCGGCCACGGCCTGGCGCGCCGCGCTGGCCGGCGTCGACGAGCCGACGCTGGTGGCCGCGGACGGTACGCCACCGACGACTCCCCGGCAGACCGGCACGCTGCTCGGCGCCGAACACACGGACGCGCTGGTACGGCTGGCTCGATCACTCGGTGTGACGCTCAGCGACGTGGTGCAGAGCGCCTGGGCGGTGGTACTCGGCGCGCTCACCGGCCGGGACGACGTGGTCTTCGGCGTGGTCACCGCGGGGCGCCCGGCCGAGATCGCCGGCATCGAGGAGCTGCCAGGGCTGTTCATCAACACGGTGCCGGTCCGGGTGCGCCTGTCTCCGCGGACCACGCTGAACGAGGTGCCGGTGCGGCTGCGCGGCCAGCGCCTCGACCTGGAGCCGCACGAGTTCCTGTCGCTGGCCGAGATCCAGGCCGCGGTCGGCGTCGGTGAGCTCTTCGACACGGTCGTCGTCTTCGAGAACTACCCCTCCGGCGACCTCGGCGTGCACGCGGGCGACCTGCGGCTGACCGGCGTGCACGGAACGGACGCGACGCACTATCCGCTGATGCTCGCGGTCGTGCCCGGCGACCGGCTGCGGCTGCGGCTCGACCACGCGCCGGGACAGCCCGCCGGGGCGGTGCTCGCCGCGCTGGTCTCCGTGCTGGCCACGATGACCGCGGAGCCGGACCGGCGACTGGGCCACGTCGACCCGTTTGGCGAGCAGGGCCGCCGGCAGCTGGAGGAGCGCAACGACACCGCGCACCCGGCACCACCGACCGGTCTGGCCGGTTATCTGGAGCAGGCCCTCCTCCGCTTCGGCACGGACGTGGCCGTGATCGATGGTGACAGGCGGCTCACCTACGCCGAGCTGGACCGGCGGTCGGCGGCGCTGGCGGCCGAGCTGGCGCGGCGCGGTGCCGGACCGGAGCGTACGGTCGGCCTGCACGTGTCGCGGTCGGCGGGCCTGGTGGTGGCGCTGCTCGCTATCGTCCGGTCAGGTGCGGCGTACCTGCCGCTCGACCCGCAGTACCCGGTCGGACGGCTCCGATACATGATCGACGAGGCCCGCCCGGCCCTGGTGCTGACCGACGGCGAGCCGCCCGGTGGCGCGCCGGCGCTGCACCTCGCGGACGTTCCGGCCGCCCGCCGGGCACCAGCGCCCACCGACGATCCGGCCTCCCTCGCGTCGATCATCTTCACCTCCGGGTCGACCGGCGCGCCGAAGGGCGTGGCCGGCACGCGGGCCGGGTTGCTCAACCGGCTCGCCTGGTTCGCCGAGCTGCAGCCGTTCACCGGCAACGAGGCGCTCCTCGCCAAGAGCTCGATCAGCTTCATCGACGGTACGGTCGAGCTCCTCCAGACCCTGGCGCACGGCGGCCGGGTGGTGATGGCCGACGACGCCGCTGCCGCCGACATGACCGCGCTGGCCGATCTCGTCGCCCGGCACGACGTTCGGGTGCTGACGGCCGTACCCAGCCTGCTGCTGGCCCTGCTCGACGAAGCAGCCGCCGGCCCGCCCGGCCGGCTGTCGTCGCTGCGCCTGGTGCTCAGCAGCGGTGAGCCGATGCCGGCCGAGCTGCCCGCGCGGCTGCTGGTGGAGAGCCCGGACGCCCGCCTGGTCAACTTCTGCGGGTGCACGGAGGTGAGCAGCGAGAGCGTGTTCGCACTCTGCGACGTGCACGACCGGGCCATCGGTACCCCGCTGTGGAACAACCGCGCGTACGTGCTGGACGGCGCGCTGCGCCCGGTCCGCACCGGGGTGGCGGGGGACCTCTACTACGGCGGTGCGGGGGTCGGGCGCGGTTACGTGCGGCGGCCGGGCGCGACCGCGGAACGGTTCGTCGCGGACCCTTTCGGCCCGCCGGGAGCCCGGATGTTCCGGACCGGCGACCGGGTGGCCTGTCGACAGGACGGCAAGCTCATCCATCTCGGACGGTCGGACGGCCAGCTCAAAGTACGCGGCGTGCGTATCGAACCGGGCGAGGTGGAGGCTGCGCTCGCCCGGCATCCGACGACCGCGGCCGCCGCCGTCGCGGTCCGGCGGCCACCCGGCGGTGACCCGGTGCTGGTCGGCTACGTGACGCCGGCCCCCGGCGCAGTGCCGGACCCGGCTGATCTTCGGCGGTACGTCGCCACGCTGTTGCCCCCGGCGCTGGTGCCGAGCGTGCTGGTCGTGCTCGACCGGCTGCCCCGCACGCCGAACGGCAAGGTCGACCGGCGCGGGCTGCCGGACCCGGGCCCGGGGACGACCGGGGTCTCCGCGCCGGCCGGACCGCGCGAACAAGTCCTCTGCGAGCTGTTCGAGGAGGTCCTCGGCCTCCCGGCGGTGGGACCGGCCGACGACTTCTTCGGCCTGGGCGGCCACTCGCTGCTGGCCACCCGGCTGATCGCGCGCATCCGGTCCGCGCTGGGCACCGAGGTAACGCTGCGCAGCCTGTTCGAGACGCCGACCCCGGCGGGGCTCGCCGCCCGCCTGGGCGACACCGGCCGCGACCCGCTCGACGTTCTCCTGCCGTTGCGGGACGTCTCCGGCCGTCCGCCGTTGTTCTGCTTCCACCCGGCTGGTGGGTTCAGCTGGTGCTACACCGGCCTGCTGCGACAGCTGCCGGCGGACCAGCCGCTCTTCGGATTGCAGGCGCGCGGGCTGACCGATCCGGCGCGGGTCGCCGACAGCGCCGACGAGATGGTCACCGAGTACGTTCGCCGAATCCGGGCGATGGGCGCGCCCGGACCGTACTCGCTGCTCGGATGGTCGCTCGGCGGCCAGCTGGCGCACGCGGCCGCGGCCCGCCTCCAGGCCGAGGGGGCAAGGCCCGGCCTGCTCGTCATGCTGGACTCCTATCCGCCGGAAACCCTTCCGGAGACCCCGGCGCTCGACCGGCCGGAGATCCTGCGCCTGGTGCTACGCGAGTACTTCGGCGTGGAACCGCCGACCGGCGCGGTGCTCGACACGGCGGCGGCCACCGCGCTGCTGCGTGCCGCCGGTGTCGCGGACCTCAGCGAGGCGCACGTCGAGGCGGTCGCCCGCATCCTGCCGGCCGCGTCGACGGCCGCGCGCGCGTACCGGCCGCCGGTCTTCGACGGGGACCTGCTGTTCTTCCGCGCGACTCGCGGGTGGTCCGGTCCACCGCCGGATCCGCGTGCCTGGCAGCCGTACGTGAGCGGTGGGATCGAGATCCACGAGGTGGACACGACGCACGGGCGGATGACCCGCCCGGCCGAGCTGGCGCGGATCAGCGCCGTGTTGCGGCCCCGGCTGCCCGGGACCGCGTGA